One part of the Myxococcales bacterium genome encodes these proteins:
- a CDS encoding TraR/DksA C4-type zinc finger protein — translation MKKREMQKFRKALEEQRNEILENARKTLSGEIHLDPDDFPDEIDTASSEMNLAFQGRLRERERGLLAKINRALDRIEQGIFGECESCGEDISTKRIQARPMAQLCIDCKAEQEQQERRDD, via the coding sequence TTGAAGAAACGCGAGATGCAGAAGTTTCGGAAGGCCCTTGAGGAACAGCGGAACGAGATCCTCGAGAACGCGCGCAAGACGTTGTCCGGTGAGATCCATTTGGATCCGGACGACTTCCCGGATGAAATCGACACTGCTTCCTCAGAGATGAATTTGGCCTTTCAGGGGCGCCTGCGCGAACGCGAGCGCGGTCTTCTGGCGAAAATCAATCGGGCGCTCGATCGGATCGAACAGGGTATCTTCGGCGAGTGTGAGAGCTGCGGCGAAGATATCAGCACCAAGCGCATCCAGGCGCGTCCCATGGCCCAGCTCTGCATCGACTGCAAAGCCGAGCAAGAGCAACAGGAACGCCGCGACGACTGA
- the tsaD gene encoding tRNA (adenosine(37)-N6)-threonylcarbamoyltransferase complex transferase subunit TsaD, whose amino-acid sequence MVLGIESSCDEMAAAIVRGEREIVSSLVHGQDDVHRPYGGVVPELASRDHVLAVSDVVDLTLERAGVKLSDLTGVAVTAGPGLVGSLLVGLSFGKALAYRLGIPVVGVHHLLGHLTAAELCAPELTRPYLGLVVSGGHTALYRVEAEGAPALLGETLDDAAGEAFDKVAKLLGLGFPGGPAVAAAAVQGDPKAVDFPRPMSKRPGLGFSYSGLKTAVAIEVERRGGQGALSEGEIADLAASFEAAATDILVLKARRAIAAEGLASLAVVGGVAANRRLRDQMERAGKKDDFDVVFPPRELCTDNAAMIAAAGARLLAEGYHDGIDLNAFSRVPLGETPWRSAIADAVSETT is encoded by the coding sequence ATGGTTCTCGGCATCGAGAGCTCCTGTGACGAGATGGCCGCCGCCATTGTCCGTGGCGAGCGCGAGATCGTTTCGAGTCTGGTCCACGGCCAGGATGATGTACACCGACCCTATGGCGGGGTCGTCCCCGAACTCGCTTCCCGCGACCATGTGCTCGCAGTTTCCGATGTCGTCGATCTGACCCTCGAACGCGCGGGTGTCAAGCTGAGTGATCTCACCGGTGTCGCGGTTACGGCAGGGCCGGGTCTGGTCGGATCGCTGCTCGTTGGCCTTTCCTTTGGCAAGGCGCTGGCGTACCGCCTGGGGATTCCGGTGGTGGGTGTGCATCATTTGCTGGGGCATCTGACTGCCGCAGAACTCTGCGCACCCGAACTTACGCGTCCCTATCTCGGGCTGGTCGTGAGTGGGGGACACACGGCGCTGTACCGGGTTGAAGCCGAGGGTGCGCCGGCGCTCCTGGGAGAAACCCTCGACGACGCCGCGGGCGAGGCCTTTGACAAAGTCGCCAAGTTGTTGGGCCTGGGCTTTCCGGGCGGGCCAGCGGTTGCTGCCGCCGCCGTCCAGGGTGATCCCAAGGCGGTGGACTTTCCCAGGCCCATGTCGAAAAGGCCAGGACTCGGCTTTTCGTACAGCGGTCTCAAGACAGCCGTCGCAATCGAAGTGGAAAGACGCGGAGGGCAGGGCGCGCTCAGCGAGGGAGAGATTGCCGATCTCGCCGCTTCGTTTGAAGCTGCGGCCACCGACATTCTGGTGCTGAAGGCCAGGCGCGCGATTGCGGCCGAAGGACTTGCGAGTCTTGCGGTGGTCGGGGGCGTGGCGGCCAATCGGCGACTGCGAGACCAGATGGAACGCGCGGGCAAGAAAGATGATTTCGATGTTGTCTTTCCGCCCAGGGAGTTGTGCACCGACAACGCGGCGATGATTGCGGCCGCGGGAGCGCGCTTGTTGGCAGAGGGCTACCACGACGGCATCGACCTCAACGCATTTTCCCGGGTTCCACTGGGAGAGACTCCCTGGCGCAGCGCCATTGCAGATGCGGTGAGCGAAAC